Proteins from a genomic interval of Chanodichthys erythropterus isolate Z2021 chromosome 8, ASM2448905v1, whole genome shotgun sequence:
- the phf21b gene encoding PHD finger protein 21B isoform X4, with protein sequence MVTAHINGQKALSSETLQTSPINLQTPAGQHINRSQMLGALTAIPIKVPHISSLQRLAGHSPSVLPQVRPKTLIPDSLPHSPCREQQSGQTLVVPQSMAVVSPKSQGASLPTANSTFSHERLSSGQEESSLSPLSVPSVSTASASPGVAYAIISAASPAAHGVSGVTEAIKVQPLIFSPDSKVIIIQPQIPSNCKSSPVSQTDSPVKEPSPDPSTPAKKQEDPEKIAFMVGLGLVTTEHLEEIQSKRQERKRRSTANPAYSGLFEPERKRLASNYLNSGMFLSARDSEELCWKEELQHDDHCAVCKQEGDLQPCHTCTRAYHPDCLNPPLKTATRGIWMCPKCQKKVLNKENLSWPQNFIQSYVTHKTVREEERRKLMRKNTELKLECEHLSEEDQRLCGSLSKCIEQKERLLGQQRETQASLERLKTLIRLIQRDQMIQVTMTATTTTGASLLSLPWIKAAGSSTSTTAPTAGPSAVLHKSVLQPQGNN encoded by the exons ATGTTGGGAGCCCTCACCGCGATCCCTATAAAGGTGCCTCACATCAGCTCTCTGCAGCGACTGGCAGGACACTCACCCAGCGTTCTACCTCAG GTTAGGCCAAAGACCCTCATTCCAGACAGCCTTCCCCACAGCCCATGCCGAGAGCAGCAGTCCGGTCAAACGCTGGTCGTGCCGCAGAGCATGGCTGTGGTCAGCCCAAAAAGCCAAGGCGCATCTTTGCCAACTGCCAACAGCACCTTCAGTCACGAGCGACTGTCCAGCGGGCAGGAAGAGAGTTCCTTGTCACCCTTGTCTGTGCCGAGCGTGTCCACAGCCTCCGCCAGTCCAGGGGTCGCATATGCCATCATCTCTGCAGCCTCGCCGGCAGCCCACGGGGTGTCAGGAGTAACCGAGGCCATCAAGGTGCAACCGCTGATTTTCAGCCCAGACAGCAAG GTTATAATCATTCAGCCACAGATTCCCAGCAACTGCAAGAGTTCTCCAGTCTCACAAACTGACAGTCCTGTGAAGGAGCCAAGCCCTGACCCCTCGACTCCAGCCAAAAAGCAGGAAGATCCAGAG AAAATTGCCTTCATGGTTGGGCTAGGCCTGGTCACTACAGAACACTTGGAGG AGATCCAGAGTAAACGGCAGGAGAGGAAAAGGCGAAGCACAGCTAACCCTGCATACAGCGGACTGTTTGAACCAGAG CGCAAACGACTTGCATCCAATTACCTGAACAGTGGGATGTTTTTGTCGGCGAGAG ACTCTGAGGAGCTTTGCTGGAAG GAGGAGCTGCAGCATGATGATCACTGTGCAGTGTGTAAACAGGAAGGAGATCTTCAGCCGTGCCACACCTGTACCCGCGCCTACCACCCCGACTGCCTGAATCCCCCTCTCAAAACTGCCACCCGGGGCATCTGGATGTGCCCCAAGTGCCAGAAGAAA GTTTTGAACAAAGAGAACTTGTCTTGGCCACAGAACTTCATCCAGTCTTATGTTACACATAAAACAG tgAGAGAGGAGGAACGCAGGAAGCTAATGAGGAAAAACACTGAGCTGAAACTCGAGTGTGAACATCTGAGCGAAGAGGATCAGAGACTCTGCGGTTCTCTCTCT AAATGCATTGAGCAGAAGGAGCGTCTTTTGGGTCAGCAGCGGGAGACTCAGGCATCCCTGGAGCGTCTCAAGACCCTGATTCGACTCATCCAGCGCGACCAGATGATTCAAGTGACTATGACGGCCACCACCACCACCGGAGCATCGCTGCTCTCACTGCCGTGGATCAAAGCCGCAGGCAGCAGCACCAGCACCACAGCGCCCACAGCTGGCCCCTCCGCAGTACTGCACAAAAGCGTGCTTCAGCCGCAAGGAAACAACTGA